A genomic stretch from Chitinophaga agri includes:
- a CDS encoding DUF2357 domain-containing protein, with product MQTLLIKHPHFTLEIEVADDKDRRGFERTFLIAFQRHWKKHFVTKYEFSSNSTECRIWQYNNRARFEQVNISKVTHPVFFENTSYKFNLDFKKDVLHPFVYSKLYNIESLFKMREITERTYTASAIINFQNQIGYFDLNINYQYKTVPHSVLFRFEVFPVKMNFKRDFPAIIKDIEVVFPRLVIDQLKKTYHNFDLQGTADSEIVWWIIFTNLFRSIIRHVEMIVKDPYKHLGTEIKHVTAGKVKKPKGRLADKLERFQGQPDKHFSVARTKLIEDNYENRFVKFIIKDLLSSFKTIYGKVKKDSSFKRMSEEYRIQLEYAADALSALLRNPLFNKVKDFKEPKQQSAVLLSRPGYAGLIKDWESFHSGYHLLEGIYEMEFKDIAYLYQVWSFFAIADLLRRITGVSPDIIKMPTIRKQEFREVLQKDMASKMVYHCPDQTVIELYQELRYTPDFTDTDAGTLHEYVCPDIILRIGKKDQPRNLYLTYLFDAKYRLRESARYRNMDEPLPDDLEQMNNYKEVIYHRREQDGGYEYTKEVTGAYVLYPGRAQEATYRQYYEQIILQTNRGGFPLLPYNKMGMSFLEEHLRMLISIDSKIHLYNIIKPKGIDVKSTNAYVIVLPVPVSELALIAAVTDQIMAEFPWRTWQSIIGTGVIRYMAPYIQGRGIICYYEIMGIDVKPWRDIYPRSHPAYRNEGRRYMVLQLANKQMLDGYVQIKGMANNKRYTQIRQLYRPVNGMIRTLSENSIREAARDAIWTSRQKG from the coding sequence ATGCAGACACTCCTGATTAAACATCCGCATTTTACGCTTGAAATAGAGGTCGCAGATGATAAGGACAGAAGAGGCTTTGAGCGGACCTTTCTGATCGCCTTTCAGAGACATTGGAAAAAGCATTTCGTCACGAAGTATGAATTCTCATCTAATAGTACAGAATGCCGGATATGGCAATATAACAACCGGGCTCGGTTTGAACAGGTGAATATCAGTAAAGTGACCCATCCCGTTTTCTTCGAAAATACCAGTTATAAATTCAACCTGGATTTTAAAAAAGATGTACTACATCCATTTGTCTATAGTAAACTTTATAATATTGAAAGTCTGTTTAAAATGCGGGAAATTACCGAAAGGACTTATACCGCTTCCGCTATCATAAACTTTCAGAACCAGATCGGATATTTTGATCTGAATATCAATTATCAATATAAGACCGTACCTCATAGTGTCTTGTTCCGGTTTGAAGTGTTTCCCGTAAAAATGAATTTCAAACGCGATTTCCCGGCTATCATTAAAGATATAGAAGTAGTGTTCCCCAGGTTGGTAATAGATCAGCTGAAAAAGACCTATCACAATTTTGATCTTCAGGGTACTGCCGACAGTGAAATAGTATGGTGGATTATTTTTACGAACCTTTTCAGAAGTATTATACGGCATGTGGAAATGATAGTAAAGGATCCATATAAACATTTGGGTACGGAAATAAAACATGTGACTGCCGGCAAGGTTAAAAAGCCCAAGGGCAGACTGGCTGATAAACTGGAAAGATTTCAGGGACAACCTGATAAACACTTCAGCGTAGCGCGCACAAAGCTCATAGAAGACAACTACGAAAACAGGTTCGTAAAATTCATCATTAAGGATTTACTCTCCAGCTTTAAAACTATATACGGTAAGGTAAAAAAGGATAGCAGCTTTAAAAGGATGTCAGAAGAATACCGCATACAACTGGAATATGCCGCTGATGCATTGTCCGCCTTGTTGCGCAATCCTTTATTCAACAAGGTAAAAGATTTCAAAGAACCAAAGCAACAGTCTGCGGTATTGCTATCCCGTCCTGGTTATGCCGGACTGATAAAAGACTGGGAATCCTTTCATAGCGGATATCATTTACTGGAAGGTATATACGAAATGGAATTTAAGGACATTGCGTATCTGTATCAGGTCTGGTCTTTTTTTGCTATCGCAGATCTTTTACGTCGCATTACAGGTGTATCGCCTGATATCATCAAAATGCCAACCATACGAAAACAGGAGTTCCGGGAGGTATTGCAAAAAGATATGGCGTCAAAAATGGTCTATCACTGTCCGGATCAAACGGTAATAGAATTATATCAGGAACTGCGGTATACACCCGATTTCACCGATACAGATGCCGGTACACTACATGAATACGTTTGCCCTGATATCATACTGCGTATTGGAAAAAAAGATCAGCCGCGCAATCTCTATCTCACCTATCTTTTTGACGCTAAATACCGACTGAGGGAATCTGCACGTTACCGGAATATGGATGAGCCATTACCTGACGACCTGGAACAAATGAACAACTATAAGGAGGTAATCTATCACAGGAGAGAACAGGATGGAGGATATGAATATACAAAGGAAGTAACGGGCGCATATGTGTTATATCCCGGTCGGGCCCAGGAAGCGACCTATCGCCAGTATTACGAGCAGATAATACTGCAAACTAACAGGGGCGGATTCCCATTATTACCCTACAATAAGATGGGAATGTCATTCCTGGAAGAACACCTGCGCATGCTCATCAGTATAGATAGCAAAATACACCTGTATAATATCATTAAGCCCAAAGGTATCGATGTGAAAAGCACGAATGCCTATGTTATTGTATTACCAGTTCCCGTATCAGAACTGGCACTGATCGCAGCAGTGACCGATCAGATAATGGCAGAGTTTCCATGGAGGACCTGGCAATCAATAATAGGCACTGGCGTCATTCGCTATATGGCCCCTTATATACAAGGGAGAGGGATCATCTGCTATTACGAAATTATGGGAATTGACGTGAAGCCGTGGCGCGATATTTATCCCCGTTCACATCCTGCCTATCGTAATGAAGGCCGGCGCTACATGGTCTTACAACTCGCTAATAAACAAATGCTTGATGGATATGTGCAGATAAAAGGAATGGCTAACAATAAACGTTATACGCAGATAAGGCAATTGTATCGTCCTGTAAATGGTATGATAAGGACGTTGTCTGAGAATAGTATACGGGAAGCTGCCAGGGATGCTATCTGGACCAGCAGGCAAAAAGGATAG
- a CDS encoding aldo/keto reductase, with amino-acid sequence MNYNILGNSNLDISEIAFGCMSLGSNATENETLIKQALDKGINFFDTADLYQHGENERQLGAALKDRRNEAIIATKVGNQWRNDGSGWDWNPSPEYIVKAVEDSLRRLGVEYIDLYQLHGGTMEDPIDDIVDTFEQLQHQGKIRYYGISSIRPNVIKEWVQRSNMSSVMMQYSLLDRRPEEDMLPLLNKHNIGVLARGSVAKGLLAGKPAEPYLNYSATEVGKMANAVLKFSEGKRTPAQTALCYILGEPAVRAAVVGIRTLTQLEEAAGLPATTPLTSADRLLLGYELVANYYDQHR; translated from the coding sequence ATGAACTACAATATACTTGGCAATTCCAATCTGGATATCAGTGAGATCGCCTTTGGATGTATGTCCCTGGGCAGCAACGCAACTGAAAATGAGACGTTGATCAAACAGGCACTTGACAAAGGGATCAACTTTTTTGATACGGCAGACCTCTATCAGCATGGTGAAAATGAAAGACAGCTTGGAGCAGCGCTGAAAGACAGAAGGAACGAAGCGATCATCGCTACTAAAGTGGGTAACCAGTGGCGTAACGATGGAAGTGGGTGGGACTGGAACCCCTCCCCGGAATATATTGTAAAAGCGGTAGAAGACAGCCTCCGCAGGCTCGGAGTAGAGTATATCGATCTTTATCAGCTGCACGGCGGCACAATGGAAGACCCTATCGATGATATTGTAGATACCTTCGAGCAGCTGCAGCATCAGGGTAAGATCCGGTATTATGGTATTTCTTCTATCAGGCCGAATGTGATCAAAGAATGGGTCCAACGGTCTAATATGAGCAGTGTGATGATGCAGTACAGTTTACTGGACCGGCGTCCGGAGGAAGATATGTTACCCTTGCTGAATAAACATAATATTGGTGTGCTGGCAAGAGGTAGCGTGGCAAAAGGACTGCTGGCAGGTAAACCGGCTGAGCCATACCTGAATTACAGCGCCACCGAAGTGGGAAAAATGGCAAATGCGGTATTAAAATTCTCCGAAGGTAAACGTACGCCCGCACAGACTGCCTTGTGTTATATTTTAGGGGAGCCGGCAGTAAGAGCGGCAGTAGTAGGAATAAGAACGCTGACGCAATTGGAAGAGGCAGCAGGTTTACCGGCAACCACTCCGCTTACGTCAGCGGACCGGTTATTGTTAGGATACGAGCTGGTCGCTAACTATTACGACCAGCATCGCTGA
- a CDS encoding S41 family peptidase — protein sequence MNKYFTLAVKVAIITVLGSAMLTACRKNDANRADNSTPTASSVVSDEDSLKYLMYRIMQVTYINGGRNKTTDLPTYLWYNQVPQLDPSSSNYASADNLLETMKSYSVSNGQVLDRYSFLDRTGSLSSSLQDGLSETFNKVSATGNYGMEVSYASDGSKSYLYIVYADKNSPAGRKGLNRGDEITAINGDTNLSYDGGSNVDKVTNAIYYSTSVTLKVKKAITGTVATYTLTSGSFNINPVLFDTVYTVNGQKTGYFVFYTFTNTFNTKGAATLTKSTLDALFSRFKSAGITNLIVDLRYNGGGSVTTAEYLDSAIAPAAAARKPMYYYKYNDKLTANLDGTGLEASVSFPSSTGGLSLNNVFFITSSHTASASELTLNNLMPYMNVKLVGDTTYGKPVGFITFNISKYDSTHTKQYLADLYAINFATENANRSGGYYKGIAPDEAANDYINVPWGYRTDDENLDKIFNYISTGSFGRTSANARVLTQSTTSLRAALPRSITSPKFNGMVDYRIGKRIQ from the coding sequence ATGAACAAATATTTTACGTTAGCCGTAAAGGTGGCGATAATTACTGTTCTTGGTAGTGCTATGCTCACGGCATGCCGTAAGAATGATGCCAACAGAGCCGACAACAGCACGCCAACTGCCTCTTCCGTAGTCAGCGATGAAGATTCCCTGAAATACCTGATGTACCGTATCATGCAGGTGACTTATATTAACGGCGGCCGTAATAAAACGACGGACCTGCCAACTTACCTGTGGTATAATCAGGTGCCACAACTAGACCCTTCCAGCAGCAATTATGCCTCCGCAGATAATCTGCTTGAAACCATGAAGTCCTATTCAGTAAGTAATGGCCAGGTACTGGACCGGTATAGTTTCCTGGACCGCACAGGGTCATTGTCCAGCTCACTGCAGGACGGTCTTTCCGAAACCTTTAATAAGGTGAGTGCTACCGGCAATTATGGTATGGAGGTAAGCTATGCATCCGACGGGTCCAAATCTTATCTTTATATTGTTTACGCAGATAAGAACTCCCCTGCCGGGCGGAAAGGTCTGAACCGCGGAGATGAAATCACGGCTATTAACGGAGACACTAATCTCTCTTATGACGGGGGAAGTAATGTGGATAAGGTAACCAATGCCATCTATTATTCCACTTCGGTAACACTGAAAGTTAAAAAAGCGATTACAGGTACCGTAGCCACTTACACACTGACATCCGGCTCCTTCAATATCAACCCGGTACTGTTCGATACGGTATATACGGTGAATGGTCAAAAGACAGGCTACTTTGTATTCTATACCTTCACCAATACCTTCAATACCAAAGGGGCCGCTACACTTACCAAGAGTACCCTGGATGCACTGTTCAGCAGGTTCAAGTCTGCCGGTATCACTAACCTGATCGTAGATCTGCGCTACAATGGCGGAGGATCAGTCACTACAGCGGAATACCTCGACAGTGCGATCGCCCCTGCTGCTGCTGCACGTAAGCCAATGTACTATTATAAGTATAATGACAAGCTAACGGCTAATCTCGATGGCACCGGGCTGGAGGCCAGCGTTTCCTTTCCATCATCCACCGGAGGGTTATCATTAAATAATGTCTTTTTCATCACCTCTTCCCACACCGCATCTGCCAGCGAACTGACGCTGAACAACCTGATGCCTTATATGAATGTGAAGCTGGTGGGAGATACGACCTACGGCAAGCCGGTAGGGTTTATTACCTTCAATATTTCAAAGTATGACAGCACACACACCAAGCAATACCTTGCTGATCTGTATGCTATCAATTTTGCTACTGAAAATGCCAATCGCTCAGGAGGCTATTATAAAGGTATCGCACCTGATGAAGCAGCGAATGATTATATCAATGTACCCTGGGGATATCGTACGGACGACGAAAACCTGGACAAGATCTTTAACTATATCAGTACCGGCAGCTTTGGCAGAACAAGTGCAAATGCGCGGGTCCTGACACAGAGCACTACCAGTCTGCGCGCTGCCCTGCCACGTTCCATCACATCGCCGAAGTTCAACGGGATGGTGGACTACCGTATCGGCAAGCGTATACAGTAA
- a CDS encoding GH92 family glycosyl hydrolase, with product MKRVILSALMLASCWVKAQTVNSVTDPVEWVNPLMGTDSKGSLSTGNTYPAIATPWGMNFWMPQTGKMGDGWAYTYASDKLRGFKQTHQPSPWINDYGQFAIMPVTGTVKFKEDDRASWFSHKAEVSKPYYYSVYLADHNVTTEITPTERAAVIRLTYPKTDSAFFVIDALDRGSYVKVLQSEHKIIGYTTKNSGGVPANFKNYFVLTFDKPFTYVATFKNGELKQGEAEAKDKHVGAVIGFATAKGEKVNVKVASSFISPEQAERNLQTEVGASTFDQIKDKAKAAWNKELARIKVEGGTSEQTRTFYSCLYRTMLFPRKFYEYDEKGAVVHYSPYNGQVLPGYMFTDNGFWDTFRATFPFFNLMYQSMNAHIMEGMVNAYKESGWLPEWASPGHRDCMIGSNSASLIADAYLKGVRGFDINVAYEALLKNANNAGPLTSVGRAGVNYYNELGYVPYDVKINENTARTLEYSYDDFTIYKLAKALNRPAEEVERFAKQARYYRNVFDPETKLMRGKNKDGKFQTPFNPFKWGDAFTEGNSWHYTWSVFHDVQGLINLMGGKETFVSMLDSVFSMPPVFDDSYYGGTIHEIREMQIMNMGQYAHGNQPIQHMIYLYNYAGQPWKSQYWLREVMNRLYSATPDGYCGDEDNGQTSAWYVFSSLGFYPVCPGTQQYVVGAPLFKKATVTLESGKKVVIAAPKNSDANRYIKGVTVNGKAYTNNWLDHNELMKGAVINVDMDAVPNKARGISDNNVPYSLTQELK from the coding sequence ATGAAAAGAGTTATCTTATCCGCCCTTATGCTGGCCTCTTGCTGGGTAAAGGCGCAGACAGTAAACAGCGTAACCGATCCGGTAGAGTGGGTCAACCCGCTGATGGGTACCGATTCCAAAGGTTCCCTCTCTACAGGAAATACCTATCCTGCCATTGCGACCCCATGGGGAATGAACTTCTGGATGCCGCAGACCGGCAAAATGGGAGATGGCTGGGCTTATACCTATGCTTCTGATAAACTGCGCGGTTTTAAACAAACCCACCAGCCTAGTCCATGGATCAATGACTACGGTCAGTTTGCCATCATGCCGGTGACAGGAACTGTGAAGTTTAAGGAAGATGACCGCGCCAGCTGGTTCTCTCACAAGGCAGAGGTTTCCAAACCTTACTATTATAGTGTTTATCTGGCTGATCATAATGTGACCACCGAGATCACGCCCACCGAAAGAGCAGCTGTGATCCGTCTGACCTATCCAAAGACTGACAGCGCATTCTTCGTGATTGACGCACTGGACAGGGGGTCTTATGTTAAGGTATTACAATCTGAGCATAAGATCATCGGTTATACTACTAAAAACAGTGGTGGTGTTCCTGCTAATTTCAAGAACTACTTCGTACTGACCTTCGACAAACCGTTCACTTATGTAGCTACATTTAAGAACGGTGAACTGAAGCAGGGTGAAGCTGAAGCCAAAGATAAACACGTAGGTGCTGTGATTGGTTTTGCTACGGCAAAAGGAGAGAAGGTGAACGTAAAAGTAGCATCCTCTTTCATCAGCCCTGAGCAGGCAGAACGTAACCTGCAGACTGAAGTAGGCGCCAGCACCTTTGACCAGATAAAGGATAAGGCAAAAGCCGCATGGAATAAAGAACTGGCCCGTATCAAGGTAGAAGGCGGTACTTCTGAGCAGACCCGCACCTTCTATTCCTGCCTGTACCGTACAATGCTGTTCCCTCGTAAGTTCTATGAATACGATGAGAAAGGCGCTGTAGTACACTATAGCCCATATAATGGGCAGGTATTACCAGGTTATATGTTTACAGATAACGGTTTCTGGGATACTTTCCGCGCGACCTTCCCATTCTTTAACCTGATGTATCAGTCTATGAACGCACACATCATGGAAGGAATGGTGAACGCTTACAAGGAGAGCGGTTGGTTACCTGAGTGGGCAAGTCCTGGCCACCGTGACTGTATGATCGGTTCTAACTCTGCTTCCCTGATCGCTGACGCTTACTTAAAAGGTGTCAGAGGTTTTGATATCAATGTAGCTTACGAAGCGCTGCTGAAAAACGCGAATAACGCGGGTCCGCTGACTTCTGTTGGCCGTGCAGGTGTAAACTATTACAATGAACTGGGTTATGTGCCTTATGATGTGAAAATCAATGAGAACACAGCCCGTACACTGGAATATTCCTACGATGACTTCACTATCTATAAACTGGCAAAGGCGCTGAACCGTCCTGCTGAAGAAGTGGAAAGATTTGCAAAGCAGGCGCGTTACTACCGTAATGTGTTTGATCCTGAAACCAAACTGATGCGCGGTAAGAACAAGGACGGTAAATTCCAGACGCCGTTCAATCCGTTCAAATGGGGCGATGCCTTCACCGAAGGTAACAGCTGGCACTATACCTGGTCAGTATTCCATGACGTACAGGGGCTGATCAACCTGATGGGTGGTAAAGAAACATTCGTTTCTATGCTGGATTCAGTATTCTCTATGCCTCCGGTATTTGATGATAGCTACTACGGTGGAACTATCCACGAGATCCGTGAAATGCAGATCATGAATATGGGTCAGTATGCACATGGCAACCAGCCTATTCAGCACATGATCTACCTGTATAACTATGCAGGTCAGCCATGGAAATCACAATACTGGCTGAGAGAAGTAATGAACCGCCTGTATTCCGCTACGCCTGATGGTTATTGTGGTGATGAAGATAACGGTCAGACCTCTGCATGGTATGTGTTCTCCTCCCTGGGCTTCTACCCGGTATGTCCTGGTACACAGCAGTATGTAGTAGGTGCACCACTGTTTAAGAAAGCGACCGTTACCCTGGAATCAGGTAAGAAAGTAGTGATCGCTGCTCCTAAGAACAGCGATGCTAACCGCTACATCAAAGGTGTTACTGTGAATGGTAAAGCTTATACCAACAACTGGCTGGATCACAATGAACTGATGAAAGGTGCCGTGATCAATGTGGATATGGATGCAGTGCCTAACAAGGCAAGAGGTATCTCTGATAACAATGTACCTTACTCCCTGACACAGGAGCTGAAATAA
- a CDS encoding N-acetylmuramoyl-L-alanine amidase — MKQYSRLLLWVIAAAVYSCAPKPYAATNKIYRQQAKQLATTLKAAPGAIPVDGAPTAANWIGTTNFNLRKPNYVIIHHTAQGSCDTTFNTFTLPRTQVSAHYVVCKDGTVNHMLNDYLRAWHAGLAKWGNVTDMNSCSIGIELDNNGFVPFEPKQINSLLVLLDSLKHRYNIPAANFIGHGDIAPGRKVDPSAFFPWQQLAEKGYGLWYSDTSKILLPVDFSSKQALRIVGYDTRDTSAAIKAFKRHFISGESAGNAQLSEGEKKILFSLMQQSE, encoded by the coding sequence ATGAAGCAATATTCCCGTTTACTATTATGGGTAATAGCCGCAGCCGTATATAGTTGTGCTCCAAAACCCTACGCAGCGACCAATAAAATATACCGTCAGCAGGCCAAACAACTGGCCACTACCCTGAAGGCAGCGCCGGGAGCGATCCCTGTTGATGGGGCACCGACTGCAGCGAACTGGATCGGGACCACTAATTTCAACCTCCGGAAGCCTAACTATGTGATTATTCATCACACCGCCCAGGGTTCCTGTGATACTACCTTTAATACCTTCACATTGCCCCGTACCCAGGTGAGCGCGCATTATGTCGTGTGCAAAGACGGCACGGTCAATCATATGCTGAATGACTACCTGCGGGCATGGCATGCCGGATTGGCCAAGTGGGGGAATGTAACAGATATGAACTCCTGCTCTATTGGTATTGAACTGGATAACAACGGATTTGTACCATTTGAGCCAAAGCAGATCAATAGCCTGCTGGTGTTACTGGATTCCCTGAAGCACCGGTATAACATTCCGGCCGCCAACTTCATTGGTCACGGGGACATCGCCCCAGGCCGTAAAGTAGACCCAAGCGCCTTTTTTCCCTGGCAGCAACTGGCGGAGAAAGGTTATGGATTATGGTATAGTGATACATCAAAGATCCTGCTGCCTGTAGATTTCAGCAGTAAACAGGCATTACGCATAGTAGGGTATGATACCCGTGATACATCAGCCGCCATTAAGGCGTTCAAAAGACATTTCATCTCCGGGGAATCAGCCGGTAATGCCCAGCTTAGTGAAGGAGAGAAGAAGATATTATTCAGTTTGATGCAACAAAGCGAATAA
- a CDS encoding SusC/RagA family TonB-linked outer membrane protein — protein sequence MIKQLPGTAAILLFALLGRQQQVQAQDAKVSGVVTARSDAQRIPGVIVTVKGTNRGTSTDADGKFSIVAKPTDTLHFTFIGYSAIDQVVSTNKVVNVALESTESRLNEVVVTALGISREKRSLGYAVQELKAKDIGEVRETNLVNALAGKLAGVTITNSQGNMGSSRIIIRGETSIAGNNQPLFIVDGIPVDNSQLGIGTGRDFANAISDLNPDDIESLNVLKGPNAAALYGSRAAAGVLVIKTKTGKSAKGLGVTVNSSATFESLLVLPKFQDVYGQGTGGQFSYVDGKGGGLNDGVDESWGPKMDGRLIPQFFSNGQPAPFVPHPDNVKDFYETGYTLNNGVSVGGTSEKIDYRFSFNNTKQEGILPNTGITRNSFALNSTYRLTPKVTLSTFANYTRAGADNLPGVDGRRGNSVTLQFIWFGRQVDTRLLRNYKNADGTDYNWNHSYYSNPYWIQHENTVGQARNRFFGNARLAYEITDWLSANLRVGTDTYNDKRKYKVAFYTNGTPFGSYTEDNYVVSETNVEFTLNAKKKISSDFTIDGLVGVNERTNQFEQNYQQAPKLAVKDVYTLNNSRDPLISTSYFTKLKVYSAFASAQLSFRDWAFLNVTARNDRSSTLPSENNSYFYPSVNGAVVLSEALNIKSDVLSLLKIRGGWAQVGKDADPYQLINTYPFSQPFGAYPLLTVNDKYLKKDLKPEITKAAEVGVEASFLDDRIRTDVTYYTSSSYNQILLADVSATTGYLKKLLNAGKINNHGIEVTLGGTPISTPSGFRWDINFNYAKNISKVVELDQDGYLNDYVLGSSGNIQVLASKGKRYGALYGKAYARDAEGRILVNANGTPQIANDKKVLGYYTPKWTGSVNNNFSFKGFTFGFLIDTRQGGSIWSGTNYTGIYTGVLAASLPGRDAEHGGLPYYFTGNNTNGTTVALADHNAAAPNGETVYHDGVVFDGVTADGKKNEAILPAQRYYKSVYSSSLNESSVYSASFIKLREVRLGYTLPQELTHRWGMQAINLTVTARNLFYIDKKVPNIDPETAFNTGNGQGLETLQIPTTRSLGLNLRVSF from the coding sequence ATGATTAAACAATTACCAGGAACTGCCGCGATACTGCTATTTGCGCTTCTGGGCCGGCAGCAGCAGGTGCAGGCACAGGATGCGAAGGTATCCGGAGTGGTAACTGCCCGTTCTGATGCACAACGCATACCAGGTGTCATCGTAACTGTGAAAGGTACCAACAGAGGTACAAGCACCGATGCTGATGGTAAATTTTCTATCGTAGCAAAACCAACAGATACTCTTCACTTCACCTTTATAGGCTATAGCGCCATTGATCAGGTCGTATCTACTAATAAAGTTGTCAATGTGGCGCTGGAAAGCACAGAAAGTCGCCTGAATGAAGTAGTAGTGACTGCATTAGGTATCTCCCGGGAGAAACGTTCCCTCGGGTATGCGGTACAGGAACTGAAAGCAAAAGACATTGGTGAGGTAAGAGAAACAAATCTTGTAAATGCACTGGCAGGTAAACTGGCTGGTGTAACCATCACTAACAGCCAGGGTAATATGGGTTCTTCCCGTATCATCATCCGTGGTGAAACTTCCATCGCCGGTAACAACCAGCCACTATTTATTGTGGACGGTATTCCGGTGGATAACAGCCAGCTGGGTATCGGTACCGGTCGTGACTTTGCTAACGCAATCTCCGATCTGAACCCCGACGATATTGAATCGCTCAACGTACTGAAAGGACCTAACGCTGCGGCACTCTATGGTTCCCGTGCAGCTGCCGGTGTCCTGGTTATTAAAACCAAGACCGGTAAGAGTGCCAAAGGACTGGGCGTTACTGTAAACTCCAGCGCTACTTTCGAAAGTCTGTTGGTACTGCCTAAATTCCAGGACGTATATGGTCAGGGTACAGGCGGACAGTTCTCTTATGTAGATGGTAAAGGCGGTGGACTGAACGACGGTGTGGATGAAAGCTGGGGGCCGAAAATGGATGGCCGTCTGATACCACAGTTCTTTTCCAATGGACAGCCTGCGCCTTTCGTGCCGCATCCTGATAACGTAAAGGATTTCTATGAGACTGGTTATACGTTAAACAATGGTGTCTCTGTAGGAGGTACCAGCGAGAAAATAGATTACCGCTTCTCATTCAATAATACCAAACAGGAAGGTATCCTGCCTAACACAGGTATCACCCGTAACTCATTCGCATTAAACAGCACCTATCGTCTTACACCTAAGGTGACGCTGAGCACTTTCGCCAACTATACAAGAGCCGGTGCTGATAACCTCCCTGGTGTAGACGGTCGTCGTGGTAACAGCGTCACCTTACAGTTCATCTGGTTCGGTCGTCAGGTAGATACCCGTTTACTGCGTAACTATAAAAATGCAGATGGTACGGACTATAACTGGAACCACAGTTACTACAGTAACCCATATTGGATCCAGCATGAAAATACTGTTGGCCAGGCACGTAACCGCTTCTTCGGAAATGCACGCCTTGCTTATGAGATCACCGACTGGTTATCTGCAAACCTGCGTGTAGGTACTGATACCTACAATGATAAGCGTAAATATAAAGTGGCCTTCTATACCAATGGCACGCCGTTCGGTTCTTATACAGAAGATAATTACGTAGTAAGCGAGACGAACGTAGAGTTCACGCTGAATGCAAAGAAGAAAATAAGCAGCGACTTCACGATCGACGGACTGGTGGGTGTGAACGAGCGTACCAATCAGTTTGAACAGAACTATCAGCAGGCGCCTAAACTGGCAGTGAAGGATGTATACACACTGAATAACTCCAGAGACCCGTTGATCTCTACCAGCTATTTTACCAAGCTGAAAGTATATAGTGCTTTCGCTTCAGCACAGCTGAGCTTTAGAGACTGGGCATTCCTAAACGTCACGGCACGTAACGACCGCTCTTCTACATTGCCTTCTGAAAATAACTCTTATTTCTATCCTTCTGTAAATGGTGCTGTTGTACTGAGTGAAGCGCTGAACATCAAGAGTGATGTACTGTCCCTCCTGAAGATCAGAGGTGGATGGGCGCAGGTAGGTAAAGATGCCGATCCTTATCAGCTGATCAATACGTATCCTTTCAGTCAGCCTTTCGGTGCTTATCCGCTGCTGACCGTAAATGATAAATACCTGAAAAAAGACCTGAAACCAGAGATCACAAAAGCAGCTGAAGTAGGCGTGGAAGCCAGCTTCCTTGATGATCGTATACGTACGGATGTGACCTACTATACTTCCAGCAGTTACAACCAGATCCTGCTGGCTGACGTAAGCGCCACTACCGGTTATCTCAAAAAACTGCTGAATGCCGGTAAGATCAACAACCATGGTATCGAGGTGACATTGGGTGGTACACCAATTTCTACCCCTTCAGGTTTCCGTTGGGATATCAACTTTAACTATGCCAAAAACATTAGTAAAGTAGTAGAGCTGGATCAGGACGGTTATCTCAATGACTATGTACTCGGTAGCTCCGGTAACATTCAGGTGCTGGCCAGCAAAGGCAAACGTTATGGCGCCCTGTATGGTAAAGCATACGCCCGTGATGCAGAAGGTCGTATCCTGGTAAATGCAAACGGTACCCCACAGATCGCAAACGACAAAAAAGTGCTGGGTTACTATACGCCAAAATGGACTGGTAGTGTAAACAACAACTTCTCCTTTAAAGGATTCACTTTCGGATTCCTGATCGATACAAGACAAGGTGGATCTATCTGGTCTGGTACTAACTACACAGGTATCTATACCGGTGTACTGGCTGCCAGCTTACCAGGACGTGATGCTGAACATGGTGGTCTGCCTTATTACTTTACAGGTAATAATACCAACGGTACCACTGTAGCCCTCGCTGACCACAATGCGGCAGCACCAAACGGAGAGACTGTTTATCATGACGGTGTTGTATTCGATGGTGTGACTGCGGATGGTAAAAAGAATGAAGCGATTCTGCCTGCACAGCGTTACTACAAATCAGTATATAGCTCTTCTCTGAATGAGAGTAGTGTATACAGTGCCTCTTTCATCAAACTGCGTGAAGTAAGACTGGGATATACCCTGCCACAGGAACTCACGCATAGATGGGGTATGCAGGCGATCAATCTGACAGTGACAGCACGTAACCTGTTCTACATTGATAAGAAGGTGCCGAACATCGATCCGGAGACAGCCTTCAACACAGGTAACGGACAGGGGCTTGAAACCCTGCAGATCCCAACTACACGTAGCCTGGGTCTTAACCTGAGGGTATCCTTTTAA